The following proteins are encoded in a genomic region of Syngnathus acus chromosome 22, fSynAcu1.2, whole genome shotgun sequence:
- the oct2 gene encoding organic cation transporter 2, translated as MADFSDLIVQIGDYGFFQKKLLVLCSLPSIPFTFVLMGVLFLGNTPNHWCAIPEAERLQEECGWTEAEVREVTIPRLEVSLSHCDRFDLNLSQNTCGDLEQLLSSDGNSVMPCDGGWAFDRSHSTIVSEFSLVCERSWLADLNQFTMACGLFIGAFITGYMSDRFGRKPCFIGFMICLGIAGVGIVLSPWYPLLLAFRFLQGFFEKGACASCYVLLFEFFSSEKRKFVSVVCQSFISIGMLILPGLAYLVPSWRTLQLIMILPSFLFIPYYWIVPESPRWLFSQKRNSEAMRIVSDVAKCNGRRLPQNYQEVFCEVSKQKKKQHPVSFLDLFRTPFIRRITLILIYAWQVSLNNLVVGPDSFPDSTICFVCRFSSSIVFYGLILSLGMTGDNHFLDFFMSSVVEIPAGLIFYLLVDRIGRRSLLAGTNLIGGLACLAVPFISPELSWLKKAVAFIGRLAIATTLMTLNFANTELYPTTLRNLGTCVCSSACDAGVIVAPLLLYRLATFWQELPFCLYGVMSVVTCGLVTLLPEMKGVALPETIEDMETLRRKQNQSKEENVSMT; from the exons ATGGCAGACTTCAGCGATCTCATCGTGCAAATCGGAGACTATGGGTTTTTCCAGAAGAAACTCTTGGTGCTGTGTTCCCTGCCGTCGATCCCCTTCACCTTTGTCCTGATGGGGGTGCTTTTTCTAGGAAATACGCCCAATCACTGGTGCGCCATCCCGGAGGCCGAGCGACTCCAGGAAGAGTGCGGCTGGACGGAGGCGGAGGTGAGGGAAGTCACTATCCCCCGTTTGGAAGTGTCCTTGAGCCACTGCGACAGGTTCGACTTGAACTTGAGTCAGAATACTTGCGGTGACCTGGAGCAACTACTCTCGTCCGACGGGAACTCTGTGATGCCTTGTGATGGGGGGTGGGCTTTCGATCGAAGCCATTCCACGATTGTTTCGGAG TTCTCGTTGGTGTGCGAGCGATCCTGGCTGGCCGATCTCAATCAATTCACGATGGCATGCGGGCTATTCATCGGTGCGTTCATCACTGGCTACATGTCCGACAG GTTTGGCAGGAAGCCTTGTTTCATTGGCTTCATGATTTGCCTCGGCATTGCGGGCGTTGGTATCGTGCTGTCACCGTGGTACCCGCTGCTTCTGGCATTTCGCTTCCTGCAAGGCTTTTTTGAAAAGGGGGCATGTGCATCGTGCTATGTTCTGT TGTTTGAGTTCTTCAGCTcagaaaagaggaaatttGTGTCCGTGGTGTGCCAGTCATTCATCTCCATCGGTATGTTGATCCTGCCTGGCTTGGCTTACCTTGTGCCCTCCTGGAGGACCCTGCAACTTATCATGATACTAccctccttcctcttcatccCATACTACTG GATTGTTCCTGAATCTCCACGCTGGCTATTCTCTCAAAAGAGGAACTCTGAGGCCATGAGGATTGTGTCCGATGTGGCCAAGTGCAACGGGAGAAGATTGCCGCAGAACTACCAAGAGGTATTTTGCGAGGTTTCAAAACAG aagaaaaaacaacatcctGTATCTTTTCTGGACTTGTTCAGGACACCCTTCATCAGGAGGATCACGCTCATTTTAATTTACGCCTGGCAAGTCAGTTTGAACAACTTGGTAGTTGGACCTGATTCCTTCCCAGATTCAACTATTTGCTTTGTCTGCAGGTTTTCCAGCAGTATTGTGTTCTACGGCCTGATTTTGAGCCTAGGGATGACGGGTGACAATCACTTTTTGGACTTCTTCATGTCTTCAGTGGTGGAGATCCCCGCGGGCCTCATTTTCTACCTACTCGTGGACAGAATCGGCAGACGCTCCCTCCTGGCTGGGACCAATTTAATCGGAGGCCTCGCCTGCCTGGCTGTGCCGTTCATTTCCCCAG AGCTTTCCTGGTTGAAAAAAGCTGTGGCCTTCATTGGGAGGCTCGCCATTGCTACCACACTGATGACGCTCAATTTTGCCAACACTGAGCTATATCCCACCACTCTGAG AAATCTGGGCACATGCGTGTGTTCATCGGCCTGTGACGCTGGCGTTATTGTGGCCCCGTTGCTGCTCTACAGGTTGGCCACCTTCTGGCAGGAGCTTCCCTTTTGTCTCTATG GGGTTATGTCGGTAGTCACCTGCGGCTTGGTGACACTGTTGCCGGAGATGAAGGGAGTTGCTCTTCCCGAGACCATAGAGGACATGGAGACTCTAAGACG GAAACAAAACCAATCCAAGGAGGAAAACGTCTCGATGACATGA
- the txlnbb gene encoding taxilin beta b isoform X2, with protein MEPFIEPSPPLRREGLDEWRSCLHKSYLKVRCFNDASCRFGSLFCQSKAGRSSDLLEEHRNDQKQLKLLQKKLLQVMKEKDQLQSEHSRAVLARSKLEGLCRELQRHNKTLKEETLQRCREDDLKRKEITTHFQGTLSDIQTQIEEHSNRNIKLCQENSALAEKLKNLITQYDQREANLEKVFKHRDLKEKLLDTKLTQSNMFLKEAQEKHKLERELLLQKAAEYRSQAKFLKETEVELKAQLDMYSKKFDEIQGTVSKSNSVYSSFKQDMDKMAKKMKKLEKECQSWKSRFDGCSRNLVEMVADKTVRDKELELLNIKNQKLENLCRALQNERKTLYEKVQAAGDHPSEETKIETPQKETPEEHDEEPTSPVGPVATLESHLSQELAKLKAEQALLKEITADTTTQGPSEGAPEAVKNHTEQSDKCQEHLDLKLVD; from the exons ATGGAACCTTTTATTGAACCGTCGCCGCCTTTGCGTCGGGAGGGATTAGACGAATGGCGTTCATGTTTACATAAATCATATTTAAAGGTGCGCTGCTTTAATGACGCGTCTTGCAGATTCGGATCACTTTTTTGTCAAAGCAAAGCAGGCCGCTCATCCGAT CTG CTGGAAGAACACCGAAACGACCAGAAGCAGCTGAAGCTTCTGCAGAAGAAGCTTTTGCAGGTGATGAAGGAGAAAGACCAGCTGCAGAGTGAGCACAGTCGCGCCGTTCTGGCTCGCAGCAAACTGGAGGGACTCTGTCGGGAACTGCAGCGGCACAACAAGACCTTGAAG GAAGAGACACTGCAGAGGTGCCGGGAGGACGACCTGAAGCGGAAGGAGATCACCACCCACTTCCAGGGAACCCTAAGTGACATTCAAACCCAGATCGAGGAGCACAGCAACCGCAACATCAAACTGTGTCAGGAGAACAGCGCCCTAGCTGAAAAACTCAAGAACCTCATTACGCAGTACGACCAACGCGAGGCG AACCTGGAGAAGGTGTTCAAGCACCGTGACCTGAAGGAGAAGCTTCTGGACACCAAACTGACTCAGTCCAACATGTTTCTGAAGGAGGCTCAGGAAAAACACAAGCTGGAGCGGGAACTC CTGCTACAAAAAGCCGCAGAGTACAGGTCGCAAGCAAAATTCTTGAAGGAgacggaggtggaattgaaggCGCAG CTCGACATGTACTCCAAGAAGTTTGACGAGATCCAGGGCACCGTTTCAAAAAGTAACAGCGTCTACAGCAGCTTCAAACAGGACATGGATAAA ATGGccaagaagatgaagaagctGGAGAAGGAGTGTCAATCATGGAAGAGTCGCTTCGATGGTTGCAGCAGAAATCTTGTGGAGATGGTGGCGGAT AAAACTGTGAGGGACAAGGAGCTGGAGCTGCTCAACATCAAGAACCAGAAATTGGAAAACCTTTGCAGGGCTTTgcaaaatgagaggaaaactCTCTATGAGAAGGTTCAAGCAGCCGGAGATCACCCATCCGAGGAGACAAAGATTGAGACGCCTCAGAAGGAGACGCCGGAGGAACATGACGAGGAGCCGACGAGCCCCGTTGGGCCCGTCGCAACGTTGGAAAGCCATCTGAGCCAGGAGCTGGCCAAACTGAAAGCCGAGCAGGCGCTCCTGAAGGAGATTACAGCCGACACCACGACGCAAGGACCCTCCGAAGGTGCCCCGGAAGCGGTGAAGAACCACACAGAGCAAAGCGACAAATGCCAAGAACATTTGGACCTGAAGCTTGTTGATTAA
- the txlnbb gene encoding taxilin beta b isoform X1 has product MESCPTNSSHIESTQAVSAEEPNAEHTNDLAKQLEDLISTYQAEETPDEQEDVEEVQPNTRRSVKLEKKMLKNLGKDAMLLMQSLNKLDTPEKKLDATIKKHAELLEEHRNDQKQLKLLQKKLLQVMKEKDQLQSEHSRAVLARSKLEGLCRELQRHNKTLKEETLQRCREDDLKRKEITTHFQGTLSDIQTQIEEHSNRNIKLCQENSALAEKLKNLITQYDQREANLEKVFKHRDLKEKLLDTKLTQSNMFLKEAQEKHKLERELLLQKAAEYRSQAKFLKETEVELKAQLDMYSKKFDEIQGTVSKSNSVYSSFKQDMDKMAKKMKKLEKECQSWKSRFDGCSRNLVEMVADKTVRDKELELLNIKNQKLENLCRALQNERKTLYEKVQAAGDHPSEETKIETPQKETPEEHDEEPTSPVGPVATLESHLSQELAKLKAEQALLKEITADTTTQGPSEGAPEAVKNHTEQSDKCQEHLDLKLVD; this is encoded by the exons ATGGAGTCCTGTCCAACGAACAGCAGCCACATAGAGAGCACCCAAGCTGTATCTGCCGAAGAGCCTAACGCTGAGCACACCAACGACCTGGCCAAGCAACTGGAAGACCTCATCAGCACCTACCAAGCCGAGGAGACTCCGGATGAGCAGGAAGACGTGGAAGAGGTCCAGCCCAACACCAGACGGAGCGTGAAACTGGAGAAAAAGATGCTCAAAAATTTGG GCAAGGACGCTATGCTCCTCATGCAAAGTCTCAACAAACTCGACACTCCAGAGAAGAAACTGGACGCTACCATCAAGAAGCACGCCGAGCTG CTGGAAGAACACCGAAACGACCAGAAGCAGCTGAAGCTTCTGCAGAAGAAGCTTTTGCAGGTGATGAAGGAGAAAGACCAGCTGCAGAGTGAGCACAGTCGCGCCGTTCTGGCTCGCAGCAAACTGGAGGGACTCTGTCGGGAACTGCAGCGGCACAACAAGACCTTGAAG GAAGAGACACTGCAGAGGTGCCGGGAGGACGACCTGAAGCGGAAGGAGATCACCACCCACTTCCAGGGAACCCTAAGTGACATTCAAACCCAGATCGAGGAGCACAGCAACCGCAACATCAAACTGTGTCAGGAGAACAGCGCCCTAGCTGAAAAACTCAAGAACCTCATTACGCAGTACGACCAACGCGAGGCG AACCTGGAGAAGGTGTTCAAGCACCGTGACCTGAAGGAGAAGCTTCTGGACACCAAACTGACTCAGTCCAACATGTTTCTGAAGGAGGCTCAGGAAAAACACAAGCTGGAGCGGGAACTC CTGCTACAAAAAGCCGCAGAGTACAGGTCGCAAGCAAAATTCTTGAAGGAgacggaggtggaattgaaggCGCAG CTCGACATGTACTCCAAGAAGTTTGACGAGATCCAGGGCACCGTTTCAAAAAGTAACAGCGTCTACAGCAGCTTCAAACAGGACATGGATAAA ATGGccaagaagatgaagaagctGGAGAAGGAGTGTCAATCATGGAAGAGTCGCTTCGATGGTTGCAGCAGAAATCTTGTGGAGATGGTGGCGGAT AAAACTGTGAGGGACAAGGAGCTGGAGCTGCTCAACATCAAGAACCAGAAATTGGAAAACCTTTGCAGGGCTTTgcaaaatgagaggaaaactCTCTATGAGAAGGTTCAAGCAGCCGGAGATCACCCATCCGAGGAGACAAAGATTGAGACGCCTCAGAAGGAGACGCCGGAGGAACATGACGAGGAGCCGACGAGCCCCGTTGGGCCCGTCGCAACGTTGGAAAGCCATCTGAGCCAGGAGCTGGCCAAACTGAAAGCCGAGCAGGCGCTCCTGAAGGAGATTACAGCCGACACCACGACGCAAGGACCCTCCGAAGGTGCCCCGGAAGCGGTGAAGAACCACACAGAGCAAAGCGACAAATGCCAAGAACATTTGGACCTGAAGCTTGTTGATTAA